From Impatiens glandulifera chromosome 7, dImpGla2.1, whole genome shotgun sequence:
ATTCACACAGAACgtcaatattatatttcaaatgaGCAGAAACTGGGATCACATGTGCACCATCTGCAACAGTATTCTGGTTTGAGAAACATTGAGGGAACAAGTTAGTAGAAAGCACCACGTATATATGATCAAGATTTTACCATTGTAAACACTCGAAGGCGACAAACCTGGATAAAATTCTTAATTGCTTCACGTTGATTGATGGCTACATTTTCCTGAACTAGATCAACCTTATTCTGGAGAATTATTAAATGTTTGAGCTGCATTATTTCAATAGCAACCAAATGCTCTGAAGTTTGAGGTTGAGGACAACTTTCATTAGCAGCAATCAGGAGCAATGCTCCATCCATGATTACTGCTCCATTAAGCATCGTAGCCATGAGAGTGTCATGTCCCTAtatgaaaatagaaaacaaacaGAAGAAATTCAGCCTCATGTTGATCTTAAAAAAGGTTAGCATtgatcaaacatcaaacaaaaatGCTACAACAACATGTACTTTAAACAAGATCATCATCAATGTTTTGAACCACCAAAGATTAGACATGTAACTTACAGGGCAATCAACAAAAGACACATGCCTCAAATActgcgttctcaaaaaaaaaagattcaaaTACTGAAAAGATAAAAGACAGATTACAGAAACAATTGGAAGAAGagaagtattattattattattattattatagctTCTTTAAGTTAGGAAGGATTATAAAGTAGTAAACAAGTTTAGCATCGATAGCACTGGTTGAAAGACACATCTACTTACAAGCGTCGAGAAAAAACACCTACTTACAAGCGTCGAGAAAAAATCGCCGAAGGCTAGCACTTCGAACCAGAGAGATTAGCGAGATTCTCCTTCCTTGTGTGAAAAAGCCGAAATTAAACAACTTCTCTCATGGGCCTAACCATCACGGGCCTTTTTTCTGTTAAGTAGGCCCATCcaaatttgtatttttctttcttcttcaccttattttattttggacAAAAGGATATTAataaaactagcatttagcccgtgcatttgcacgaataataatataaaaaatcgtgaaaaaaattacagataacatttttaattttatttttaaccgttttaagtttatatgtgggtcaacacataatccgacccaagtatccatttactcaacatcattatatattaattagttaaaaagttgaacttatattaatattaaaacgtcccgcatttatcaaatttggtgtttgaatttaaaatataaagtctttgtagcctagttggttaaagagttgtatttattttgttaggttgcaagtttgaaacatacctctagcatttttaattttatttttaaccgttttaaatttaaaaaaggtaaacccacaatccgactcaagtatccaaattaaccacagctctccacccggcaatccggacactttaaaaattaagcatcattatatatatatagattagttagttaaaaagttgaacttatattaatgttaaaacgtcccgcgtttatcaaatttggtgttgaatttaaaatataaagtctttgtagcctagttggttaaagagttgtacttgttttgttaggttgcaagttcgaaacatacctctagcatttttaattttatttttaaccgttttaaatttaaaaacgggtaaacccacaatccgaccaagtatccaaattaaccacagctctcgacccggcaatccggacactttaaaaattaagcatcattatatatatatatagatatttactCATATTCTTAAATTTGCGTGTcctaaattgttttaaatttaaactgcatatacttattaaattttacaattaactttgtttacaaattattattatatctaaaTGAATagttaaaattcttaattttatcatttaaatcattgtttaaattcaaatatagaaACAAATCTATTTAGTTTtgagtttgaaattattttgaaatgacAGATCATCATAATTCACATGAtccaatattaatatataaaaatatcaactaaaatattgtttttattatatatttatactatataaatctttttactcaaataatttACCTTTTTTTGTCAtgataaaaaagttaatttttttttttattaaataaccgGATTTCTAACCATAAAAGattgttttttcaaatgattacttgtttttcaaaaattcaaataatccaagatCAAGCTccaaaatttgaattaactAGCTGACAAATATACTTGTATGTATATGGGTCCATGGGACCCAATGAAAAGTCTCATCCaacgtttaaaaaaaaactcattataCTCCCGCTCCGTTTCTTCAATATAAATACATCTCTGAAATCTCagatttcttcatcttcatcttcttcgttcaTCCATTTCCAGAGAGTGAGAGAAGTCCAGCAGgaatcaaagaagaagaagatgaagctTTCCATGAAACTGCAGGATCTGAATTCACAGAATAACAATACAAAGATTCAGAACACAAATCCAGTTCTTCTACGAGCTAAAGTACCGGTCACCGTCTTCGGTTTTCCGTTTCTATCTTCAATCGCCGGTACAGACGCCTCCGATGTCTCCCTTTCTCTTTCAACAAACTTCTCATCAGGTCCGTCTCTCAAATTATCATATTCCCCTAATTACGTCGTCACGGATCTCACCGGAACCTGCGCCGCCGCCGCATCGTCTTCGCCGCCGTTGAGCGTGACGCTCAAGTCTGGCATCGGTCTCTTCGGATCGCCGCGCGATTCGTCTCTTATGCTCTCCGCTCATTTCACTGTCAACCctggtaaccctaaccctaaccctactTTCTCTCTTCAAATTAAACCTCAATTTGGGAATTTCTCTCTTCACAAGATAACTCATTCGGCTCCCAAGGCTGGGAACAAATGTGATAAGGCTGATGGAGATAATTCATTTGAATTTCTTCCATTGGCAAGTCCATTTCCTTGGAAGGCAATGGAATCATCTCCATATAAGGAGTGTCTTTTGTCAGGCATGGCTGTTACAGCCAAGACGGAGCTTCCTCTGATGAAGAGGCTTTCAATGTCATTCCGTTGGGGAGTCAATTTTACAGAGGATATCAAGAAACAGTTGCCGTACTTGACTGTGAATAAGATCTCCATACAGAGGATTGATGCTGTGGATCAGACTAAGGTGAAACCTGATAATGGGGATAATAAGAGTGATCTAATTGCAATGAAAGACTTGTTTTTGTCTACTAGAAAAGAGCTGGAGGTCCTGCAGAGTCATAACAGAGAGATGGTGTGGGTTTTGGATGAAATGAAAACAGCATCATCACCACAGGGACGGCAATGGGCAAAGACTGCAAATCCAATCCGAGAGAGTTATGGTGATTCTGAGCAGCAGAGGAAGattggtggtggtggtggagatgaAATTAATGGTGGGAAGAAAGAGGCTAAGAAGAACATGAATCAGCAGTGAGTTTTGCAGATCAAAAGGCTTGTTCTTCTTTCAAAGAACTTCTTTGAAATTACTAAATGAATGTTGCTTTTATTACTACTTGTGTGGTGGTGATTATGCATTTAGCTTTGCATCTTCCAATTCCCACAAGAACAGGTTGCTCTGTAATTCTTTGATTGAGTCCTTCAATCTCTGTCCGCTTGTTGTTCTTGTTGTTCTGTTTCAAAGATTCTTAATAGATGGTATGAATTCATTTTTGGAAAAGTTAAACCCTTTTTGATTATCTGAATACTTCAATGGTTGTTCTTCCCTATTATTCATTGTCTGTTATCAATCTATCTATCAGATTCGAACCAGTAGATTATGATGATGATCAAAAAAAATTCTGAGTATTCTATCCCAAATTCAAAACCCATAATGGTTTTCTTAGTGGACATGTCTGACATGATATTGAATTATTGATTGACATTGTGATGTTTCATTCatgttaaattttgaatttgttgtTAAGAATAAGCATGCTAAAGAAATTCCCACTGTTGGTGGTGAACTGaactattttctaaaacttCCAACATTTGATTCTTTtagtcaaatatttatattatcaaatcatttaaaactatgaaacaaatatttttatactatttgaaatattaataactGAGATATTATAGTCATTTCGTTCACAATAATTTTGTTGCAAATTTGCGATCACTAGAATGTCATTACATAGTATTAAATTCACTTtggtaatataataaaatgCACTTATAAACATTTGTTTTGCTTATTTGCTTTCCGATGAAAgtattgaatttgaaaatcatAATGTAATAAGAAATGACCATTTTTCAAACACATTTATTTAATACTCTAGAGTATCTTCTCACCACTACAAGATTAATCCAAATTGACACAatcaagttaaaaaataaattttttttttccgagATAATAAAATTGCTTATTTGATCAGTCATTCAATCGAAAAATATTCAACTGACATGACACATATTTAAAACCATTAGAATCTTGAAACATTTAGTATAATGAcgaaaattatattgaatacaAATTTTACAACTTTTGTCATTCATGAACCCTTCTTGCCTCAGTAAGACGAGTATAtcctttataaatataaaaaaaaatgttttaaatatatcaccAGACATTTGACGAATTCATtaacttgttaaaaatatatcacTTAATCCAGCCAAATagcataacaaaaataattgaatattagAACAAATCAAATTTATCTTATTTGAATTAGTTCCCGTTATCgagatgaaaaattaaaatatgaaaaaaatatatatatttatatttattaagcACTTACTAGCCCTTGAACTTATAAAGTAGAAGAATTGTCCCCCCTAAGTCtactttattcaatatatgcccCTAAACATATTAAATCTATACAAATTGCAACTTGTTTCTCTTCTTCTATACAAGAAAAACCTTTCTGGAGACATAGCTGATGATTATCGATAGCAAGAGAAGTTAAAGGCGATCGAGGCCGAAAATGGCGACCTCTTCGACGAAGATCGGAGCAACACCGTCAACTGCTGGAGGCCGGAAAGCGCCGAGTACTAGAGAAGGCTCAGCAAAAGCAATGGTGGCCGATCAAATATCACAGGTTGTTCAATCCACATCGAATCTCCTCCACCTCATGCAACAATCCTCTCCTTCTCAGGTTCTtatcctttttttcttttcagttGTTCAGCAGAAGTTTTGTTGCGGCTTTCATTTCTCTAAATTGAGTTTAATTATTGAATATGCTAAATGTTTCCTACAGATTTTGTTGTTTTCAATCGATACGCAGTTCTATTTGTTCTGATGTAACAGCAAAATGATGTTGAATCAATCTTACTTTGGAAAAGTAGGGTTTACTTGAAGTCAGTTAACTTTATGGGAAAGTAAATTAGTTGTTTGGTAGTTGACTGTGATTGTGTTAGATGTTGGATATTGAGGAATTGAATCAATCTACTCTTGATATAATCAGTTCTTTTGAGAAGAGAAATCGATCAATGTCCTCCTAGAGATTTGAcaatgtggtttgtcgaggtaGAAGATCTATGAGGGGAATCAATTCTTTTGTAGATGCAACTTGAACAATCTTAAGCCTCAGTTTCAGGATCACGTTAAATAAACTGGTTTTATGGCTTTCATTGATTGCCTTCATGGAGTGGGGAGTCTCAGTACTGGTTTTATGATTTCCTTTTAGTGGTAAAGAATATGAGTAATCACGACTAGCATATCATCTATATTCTTTTGTCATGGAATGTCAATAAGTCGTAAAGGGAAAAGAACACTTTGATACTGAAAACACGAAACTTATAGTACCACAAATATAGCTTATATTTGCTCTCATCATCGTTTTATCATAAGCTACTTGGTCCCTTTGAGATTCATCTTCCATGTTTGAAGACTAGATATACCATTCATAATATTAGGGAAATGAGATTGAAGTGGAATTTTGTGTTCTATTACAACTTTTCTCTTCATTTTGTCTTTGCAGTGTCTAAAATACCTGATCATTCAATACATTAAGGCCTTGTTTTGATGATAATTGAAATTCtcatttaataagtttaagaatttaattataattaaattcttgATGGATTTACAATTCCATAGTAGGAAGGCtgaaattaaaacataaaagtcCATACACATTCAATTTcattggaattataatttcaaatcctTATTTTATAAGTCCTCAAGCAAATGATAGATTTGGAATTGGGCCTTCAATTCCAAATCAACTTGAGAGAATTCAGTTTGTTTTATTCGCCAATGCCTCCtgttaattatttagttataagCATTATTGGATGAATAGTTTGATCGTAGTTGTGTGGGATTCCTATGAATTATTTATTccatttatcatttatatacaTGTTTGGTTGTGTTTCCAGAGCCACCTTGTAAAGCTTCCAAAAAACCTTTTGGCTAAAGCATCAACTATAAAGAACACTGAGCAGGTGATTTGATCTTCCAAAACCAAAATGAAGAATTCAAGACCTACTATATGTGGTCTATGTTGATCTTTTCATTGCGTTGTTGCTTTGAGATACAGGTACTGGAGCAGATGCCCCGTGTAATATCATCGTTGGATGCACATATAGACAGTGGCTTACAAAGGTTGCTGCAAactgtattattattattatttccttTTCCATTGAAACCAATATATTGACTTGACTGTTTGGTAGGGTATAACTTTCGCAATATTTACTATTCGTGGTTTTAATAAATTGCAGTGTTTCTCATCTGAAAACCGTAATCCAGTTACTAGCAAATATTGAAAGCTCCCAGTTCAAGTGTTTATCATCCGAACCTCCACGAGAGGTAATTCTAAAACTCAAAACTGTGAACAAAAGTTGATGTTGGAGAATCTAAAAAGGCTTGGCTTAAGATCTCACAAAAGATATACATCAAACATTTACATCCAATCAAATACAACCAAATCAAAAACCTATTCAATCCTATCCACAAGCATCTCTATATAATGAGTAGAGTTGATGTCTCTTTTGTGCGACTAAAATTCTATTTCAATAGATTTTAACCTATTTGCGAgtattacttaataaattattaggaATTTTCTGATAATCAAAACTTCTTATTGTAGGAACAACCAaaggaagaagaggaggagcGACTAACTGAGGTGTCGAATAGCTGAGTTTATTCTTAATGGCCTGTCGACTTTTATTTTTCTGTTTTGATGCATCATTTTCTACTCTTGACGAGAAATTTAACATCTTCCCTTGACAGTTGAATTTGTTTACATCAAACAGGAAGGCTACTATATTATCAAAACACTACTGTTGACAGTTTAGTGAAATGAAAAAGTTTGATGAATATAGCTTCTTCTGGGTATTTCTGcttgtaattttgtttttcatttgatTCATATGTCTATTACAAATTGACAATgtgattaattttgttttaaagaaaattaattcaatttacaTTCATCCTATCCTATTTTATCATTTCAGATTCCTTAAAGTTGATATTACTTCAAATGATATCTTTATTCTTTATGGTGAAGCACAACTCTAACTCGCTGGACCGTAGAAGGGGCAATCTTGTAGTTTAATCACCGAGATCGCTCAATCTCAATAAAGCGTGTTCCCTAAAATGATTTTCCGCTGCCAGAACATTGATTTGCTCGTGCATGAATAAGTTTTTATTCAGTCTCATCCAACTCCAGCTTCTCCTCTTCATTTGAATCCTAACTTGATTGGTATGCAAGCTCAATAACTTAAAAAACTCAAACTTATCCTTCTAGTTCtactatttcatttatttgtccATAAACTTTTGCATTTGAGCTAGCCAACATATAATTATGGGGTTGTTGTTTAATGACCCAATTGAGAAATTAAAGCTCATTCCgtcaatttaaattttgaacatttttatttttaatcttacaATTTAGAactatttattgttaaaattatacaaaatgaaTTAAACGGTTTTAAGCGTTGTAAACTTATTAtatacgtgacatttataaGTTTCAGACTAACgattatttaaaattcgatAGTTAAAACCATTTTTCGctaaaattcatttttcttgGTTGAAAAAAACAACTAGCATGACACTATGTAGCTATGGATACCCGTAGCCACATGACTATCCATTTTTCATTCAGAGTGTTTCCAATGATAATTGAAGTGACATTTGGTTTCTTACATCGACTTTTTCCATCAATTTGATtgttaaattagtgatattaatttatttatttataaatgtcacgtaaataataaattaacaacgtttaaaattgtttatacaaaacctcctttttgtataattttaataataaagaactttaaattgtgatatttgaaagaaaatatcCGAAATATTAATTAGCACTCAAGGATCCCGATTTGACCATTTAAACCTTGTTTTTTTTTCcgtaaaaattataattcataacTGAATTCAAACTGTCCTCGTAGactaggggtgtaaacgagtcgagCCGAGTTCGAACTAGTCCTAACTCGAGTTTGGCTCGActcgagctcgatcgagctttcaatattaagctcgagttttcaaaatattaagttCGAACTCAGCTCGATCATATAACCATAGGCTCGAGTTTGACTCGAAAGgttcgaatttaaatatatttatatattaatttcttatattaaaaaaaatataatggaaCCGTACAACTTTCTgcgtattttttttttgttttaagcTTCGTAACTCTTTCTCAGCCAGAACTTGGTTCACGTAAAAATGGACGTATTAATTGATTTACATAAGAATACACGTAGAATACCTGAGAGAGATATTCAtgttcaaacaaatttaaaaagaatattttgaagtcgtgtattgtatttgagataaacttgaaaatatattacattctattatatttattttaaaaaataaaacattttatagttaaataaaaataagtttatatcttataaaatataataaactgagattaaataaaattacattat
This genomic window contains:
- the LOC124910104 gene encoding eukaryotic translation initiation factor 2 subunit 3-like, which produces MCLSTSAIDAKLYLNLFFLRTQYLRHVSFVDCPGHDTLMATMLNGAVIMDGALLLIAANESCPQPQTSEHLVAIEIMQLKHLIILQNKVDLVQENVAINQREAIKNFIQNTVADGAHVIPVSAHLKYNIDVLCEYIVKKIPIPKRNFISPPNMIVIRSFDVNKPGFEVDEIRGGVAGGSILKVHCFFFSSFF
- the LOC124945206 gene encoding uncharacterized protein LOC124945206 codes for the protein MKLSMKLQDLNSQNNNTKIQNTNPVLLRAKVPVTVFGFPFLSSIAGTDASDVSLSLSTNFSSGPSLKLSYSPNYVVTDLTGTCAAAASSSPPLSVTLKSGIGLFGSPRDSSLMLSAHFTVNPGNPNPNPTFSLQIKPQFGNFSLHKITHSAPKAGNKCDKADGDNSFEFLPLASPFPWKAMESSPYKECLLSGMAVTAKTELPLMKRLSMSFRWGVNFTEDIKKQLPYLTVNKISIQRIDAVDQTKVKPDNGDNKSDLIAMKDLFLSTRKELEVLQSHNREMVWVLDEMKTASSPQGRQWAKTANPIRESYGDSEQQRKIGGGGGDEINGGKKEAKKNMNQQ
- the LOC124946115 gene encoding tobamovirus multiplication protein 2B, which codes for MATSSTKIGATPSTAGGRKAPSTREGSAKAMVADQISQVVQSTSNLLHLMQQSSPSQSHLVKLPKNLLAKASTIKNTEQVLEQMPRVISSLDAHIDSGLQSVSHLKTVIQLLANIESSQFKCLSSEPPREEQPKEEEEERLTEVSNS